A part of Paramisgurnus dabryanus chromosome 15, PD_genome_1.1, whole genome shotgun sequence genomic DNA contains:
- the LOC135731047 gene encoding protein mono-ADP-ribosyltransferase PARP4-like: MAVFDNCNVLLDVKTLPFKEKKKLRSALLDNGGNITYVVNKQCSFVVTSSVDDLSSNRQKSIHKLQIPVVGMQYVWSCLDKGHLLPFAEHVLTPQLTHPSSEHSSLRNPVLTQIPVKGSFISQTRTEILGKGGPCPGKFRIYKGDQDLPEFPSHFQVAKYSFFKKNNSKTLSVLELQSAKGRAGQQYRILCSILHESEKKVVWDKLVYCSTSEDALEAYVMLMKEEKDKGFTQMFALPPEAEHLASYSLKQLLLEEKLNCSTLSQEVGVFVELVWTEALGSLSKILTVPVSRISLNDVSRVEGLLLQAQKTQDEEKVKTLLEEVNTLLPLQIADPPSTHKLVSQKLDLCQLIRDILNVSEATMRSPLPSSLGKYRALRCSIDVVPSENPEFTVISQMLQDKPIQIQKILRVSRGVELQMFREELGNIKPLLHSTGTNSFVGILSRGLLLPRVGVEQHGIERTDIGNLGGGIYFSDSLTTSVKYSKPSVADGSRLLLVCDVALGQCKNLLKRDPTLTCAPKGYHSVHGVRRTPKTTSEFQDDEYVVYNTDQIKLKYVVQYTLEEDQLTEFHPQINTSEELAQPTERILPIDESEGLESTKNPLEEMTAGLLDSSGKTLPLKAVHVRCKLMDLLCQVIIFQTYTNQSEVPIEAKYVFPLEETAAVCGFEAFINGKHVIGKVKEKEQARKEYRQAIERGHGAYLMDQDAPDVFTISVGNLPPGATVLIKVTFITELVVRGGSIIFSLPGSVAPWQQSAALNQKTQGTVEKISVTELQSKGEFSLCMSIEMPYEIINLESSHLIKIKRTDCKAVISTLPGQTLGSDGLQVTFSLSKIHMPRMWVEKHPDKESQACMLVFYTDFKSNSEGPSSVSDVIILLDTSESMRGDAILNARRIALQVLNSLDRSLKINIISFGTDYKEAFPAPVLLDETFESARKFIMSCNETGGSTELWRPLRSLSLIPPSHGMRNILLISDGHVQNQALTLQLVRENSCHTRVFTCGLSLTANRHMLRALAQAGGGTYEFFDTKMKHTWTEKVRAQVQRLESPGCRSVAVKWQQFNPTAPPPVQAPSQLHALFSDCHTLVYGFVPHCTQAMLFGDLSGQEIKTMVSTTELQKTKGTFLHKLTARAIIRDYEDGILGNSEAEHEGKKAELKSYITELSKEFSVLSQFTSFVAIEERDRNQLDTGFTDIPKLIAEEDVDILPYIGWTEDKKVDFGCMALDLDSAVGGVFDMLIEDFEWDSCIKSYESPLKYVSKRCSSESHSHNEQMSNLNLQALQMTDVEAEMFSQSEGFFDADYTKLQEEFSCLRLIDTNFRLRERPPSPPVTERRRWRTRQRDVNSPPGAPEVEPRRRSDKPRRGCDDLGERRRSSDMDLFECNMRNSVSSAPAFFSERKHIRSYRKPRSASRETYRRDIVAWDELFQLQHEDGYWECTGRLSSFLSLDIDFFANVFLKEKGICSLGAKAHADILRLVATLLVLQLIRVKKSAEGKLLQSLFSLKDSEGPRPMHWEAVKKAVDWACWADKQYPCVCSRLEFGWDWESSTRQLLGYDSPLPYSPLIPVLDRPVHGHWD, translated from the exons ATGGCGGTGTTTGACAACTGTAACGTGCTGTTAGATGTGAAGACTTTGCCTTTtaaagagaagaagaagctgAGGTCAGCTCTTCTGGATAATGGAGGAAACATCACTTATGTGGTCAACAAACAG TGCTCTTTTGTGGTGACCAGCAGTGTGGATGATCTGAGCAGTAACAGACAGAAGAGCATTCACAAGCTTCAGATCCCTGTGGTTGGGATGCAGTATGTATGGAGTTGTCTGGATAAAGGTCATCTCCTGCCTTTTGCAGAGCATGTTTTGACCCCACAACTGACACACCCCAGTTCTGAACACAGCTCCCTACGTAATCCAG TGTTGACTCAGATACCAGTAAAAGGGAGCTTCATAAGTCAAACTCGGACGGAGATTCTTGGGAAGGGCGGACCTTGTCCCGGGAAGTTTAG AATTTACAAAGGTGATCAGGATCTGCCTGAATTTCCTTCACATTTTCAAGTGGCCAAATATTCCTTTTTTAAGAAG AATAACTCGAAGACTTTATCAGTTTTGGAGCTGCAGAGTGCCAAAGGAAGAGCTGGCCAACAGTATCGCATCTTGTGTTCAATCTTGCATGAATCAGAG AAGAAAGTGGTATGGGACAAGCTTGTGTACTGCAGCACCTCTGAAGATGCTCTGGAAGCGTATGTGATGCTGATGAAAGAAGAGAAAGATAAAGGATTCACACAGATGTTTGCACTTCCCCCTGAGGCTGAGCACTTGGCATCCTACAGCTTAAAACAG CTTCTTTTGGAGGAGAAGCTGAACTGCAGCACACTATCACAGGAAGTGGGCGTCTTTGTGGAGCTGGTTTGGACCGAGGCTCTTGGTTCCCTTAGTAAAATTCTCACGGTCCCTGTTTCCAGGATCAGCCTTAATGAT GTGAGCAGGGTGGAGGGATTGCTGCTGCAGGCACAAAAGACTCAAGATGAGGAGAAAGTCAAGACCCTGCTGGAGGAGGTCAACACTCTTTTACCCCTTCAAATAGCCGACCCTCCTTCCACACACAAGCTTGTGTCTCAGAAACTAGACCTTTGTCAG CTGATCAGAGATATTTTGAATGTGAGTGAGGCCACTATGAGAAGCCCCTTGCCCTCCTCTTTGGGAAAGTATCGTGCCCTGAGGTGCAGCATTGATGTGGTCCCATCAGAAAACCCTGAGTTCACTGTTATCTCTCAAATGCTTCAAGACAA GCCTATTCAGATTCAGAAGATTTTACGTGTAAGCAGAGGGGTGGAGCTTCAGATGTTTAGGGAGGAGCTTGGCAACATAAAGCCCCTCCTCCACTCGACTGGCACCAACAGTTTTGTTGGAATACTTTCACG AGGTTTGCTGCTGCCCAGGGTCGGAGTGGAACAACATGGAATTGAGAGGACAGATATCGGGAATCTTGGAGGAGGCATCTACTTCAGTGATTCTCTGAC GACTAGTGTGAAATACTCCAAGCCCAGCGTAGCCGATGGCTCTCGACTGCTGTTGGTGTGTGACGTGGCTCTGGGCCAGTGCAAGAACCTGCTGAAAAGAGACCCCACTTTGACCTGCGCCCCCAAGGGCTATCACAGTGTACATGGAGTCCGCCGAACTCCAAAAACTACCTCAGAGTTTCAG GATGATGAGTATGTTGTATATAACACAGATCAGATCAAACTCAAGTATGTTGTGCAGTACACTTTAGAGGAGGACCAGCTGACAGAGTTTCATCCTCAAATCAACACTTCTGAGGAGCTCGCACAGCCCACCGAAAGAATCT TGCCCATTGATGAGAGTGAAGGTCTGGAGTCCACTAAGAATCCTCTAGAGGAGATGACCGCAGGTCTCCTGGACAGCAGTGGCAAGACACTTCCTCTGAAGGCTGTCCATGTGAGGTGCAAATTAATGGACTTACTTTGTCAG GTCATAATTTTTCAGACTTACACAAACCAGAGTGAAGTTCCCATTGAAGCGAAATATGTCTTTCCACTGGAGGAAACGGCAGCGGTGTGTGGATTTGAGGCCTTTATCAATGGAAAGCATGTCATTGGAAAG GTAAAGGAAAAAGAACAGGCTCGTAAAGAATACAGACAAGCAATAGAGAGGGGCCATGGAGCGTATCTAATGGACCAGGATGCACCT GATGTATTTACTATCAGCGTTGGGAACCTGCCTCCAGGAGCCACAGTTTTGATCAAGGTGACCTTCATCACTGAGCTGGTTGTGAGAGGAGGCTCCATCATCTTCTCTCTGCCCGGCAGTGTAGCACCGTGGCAGCAGAGCGCCGCTCTCAATCAGAAAACTCAG GGAACTGTTGAGAAGATCTCTGTGACAGAGCTTCAGTCAAAGGG GGAGTTCTCTCTGTGTATGTCCATTGAAATGCCTTATGAGATCATCAACTTAGAGTCTTCACACCTCATCAAAATCAAG AGGACAGACTGTAAGGCTGTGATCAGTACTTTGCCAGGACAAACTCTTGGATCTGATGGGCTCCAGGTGACCTTCAGTCTTTCTAAGATCCACATGCCCAGAATGTGGGTGGAGAAACATCCAGACAAAGAGAGTCAG GCATGCATGTTGGTGTTTTATACAGACTTTAAGTCCAACTCTGAAGGTCCATCCAGTGTGAGTGATGTCATCATCCTGTTGGACACCTCAGAGTCAATGCGGGGAGACGCCATACTAAACGCTCGCAGGATTGCTCTTCAAGTCCTTAACTCTTTAGACCGCTCACTAAAGATCAACATCATCTCTTTTGGCACTG ATTACAAGGAAGCGTTTCCTGCACCAGTGCTCTTAGATGAAACCTTTGAATCAGCCAGAAAATTCATTATG TCGTGTAATGAAACGGGTGGCAGCACTGAGTTGTGGAGGCCTCTCCGTAGCCTGAGCCTGATACCTCCATCACATGGCATGAGAAACATCCTGCTGATCTCTGATGGACACGTACAGAACCAGGCGCTGACTCTTCAGCTGGTCCGAGAAAACTCCTGCCACACGCGAGTCTTCACCTGCGGCCTCAG CCTGACAGCTAATCGTCATATGCTCAGAGCTTTGGCTCAAGCAGGTGGTGGGACGTATGAATTTTTTGACACAAAGATGAAACACACATGGACAGAGAAG GTGCGTGCTCAGGTTCAGCGGTTGGAGTCTCCCGGCTGCAGATCAGTGGCTGTGAAATGGCAGCAATTTAATCCCACAGCGCCCCCTCCTGTTCAGGCCCCCTCACAGCTTCACGCTCTCTTCAGTGACTGTCATACACTCGTGTACGGCTTTGTGCCCCACTGTACTCAG GCCATGCTGTTTGGTGATCTGAGTGGACAGGAGATAAAAACAATGGTGTCAACCACAGAACTTCAAAAGACAAAAGGAACT TTCCTTCACAAGTTAACAGCCAGAGCGATCATCAGAGATTATGAAGATGGCATACTCGGAAACAGTGAGGCAGAACATGAG GGAAAGAAAGCAGAGCTGAAGTCTTACATCACTGAACTCAGTAAAGAGTTCTCCGTCTTGTCTCAGTTCACCAGCTTTGTGGCCATTGAAGAGAGG GACCGGAATCAGCTTGACACTGGATTCACAGATATTCCTAAACTAATCGCAGAAGAGGATGTGGATATTCTGCCTTATATAGGCTGGACTGAGGATAAAAAG GTAGACTTCGGATGCATGGCCTTGGATTTGGACAGTGCTGTTGGCGGAGTTTTTGATATGTTGATAGAGGATTTTGAGTGGGATAGCTGCATTAAAAGTTATGAATCTCCTCTCAAATATGTTTCCAAACGTTGTAGCTCAGAGTCTCACTCTCACAATGAACAGATGTCAAATTTAAATTTGCAGGCTTTGCAAATGACTGATGTTGAAGCTGAAATGTTCTCACAATCAGAAGGATTCTTTGATGCTGATTACACAAAATTACAAGAGGAATTTAGTTGTCTACGATTAATAGACACAAATTTCCGCTTGAGAGAAAGACCTCCCTCTCCACCTGTGACTGAGAGGAGGAGGTGGAGGACAAGGCAAAGAGATGTTAATTCTCCTCCTGGTGCCCCTGAAGTTGAGCCTAGAAGAAGGTCTGATAAACCTCGTAGGGGTTGTGATGACCTTGGAGAAAGAAGACGTTCATCAGATATGGATTTATTTGAGTGCAACATGCGAAATAGTGTGTCTTCTGCACCTG ctttttttagCGAAAGGAAACATATAAGATCATATAGAAAACCAAGGTCAGCCAGCCGAGAAACATACAGACGTGACATAGTGGCCTGGGATGAGCTATTTCAGCTTCAGCATGAG GATGGATACTGGGAATGCACTGGGAGGCTCAGTAGCTTCCTCAGCCTGGACATAGACTTTTTTGCTAATGTCTTCCTTAAAGAGAAAGGCATTTGTTCACTGG GTGCAAAGGCTCATGCAGATATTTTGAGATTGGTGGCCACTCTGTTGGTGCTGCAGCTGATTCGAGTAAAGAAGTCAGCCGAGGGGAAGCTGCTTCAGTCTCTCTTCTCTCTGAAAGACTCTGAGGGTCCCAG GCCAATGCACTGGGAGGCTGTGAAGAAAGCAGTGGACTGGGCTTGCTGGGCAGATAAACAATATCCATGTGTGTGCAGCAGACTGGAGTTCGGCTGGGATTGGGAATCATCCACACGCCAGTTACTGGGCTATGATTCCCCACTTCCATACTCTCCACTCATACCTGTTCTGGACAGGCCTGTGCATGGCCATTGGGATTGA